The following are encoded together in the Mumia sp. Pv4-285 genome:
- a CDS encoding sulfite exporter TauE/SafE family protein gives MRSLVLLSIVGLGAQLVDGSLGMAYGVTSTTLLLAIGTNPAAASATVHLAEIGTTLVSGAAHWKFGNVDWKVVAKIGIPGAIGAFAGATFLSSLSTEAAAPLMSMILLALGIYILVRFTASGLPKGNLGKPLRKRFLAPLGLVAGFVDSTGGGGWGPVGTPAILASGRLEPRKTIGSIDTSEFLVAVAASLGFLVGIGSQGVNYTWALALLIGGMIAAPIAAWLVRHIPPRVLGSLVGGLIIITNVRTLLKSDWLGASGDVRSLVYVALAALWIAAVAYSVGQYRKERDEELREAAETPADEPTEDAAAAV, from the coding sequence CATGGCGTACGGCGTCACGTCGACGACGCTCCTCCTCGCCATCGGCACGAACCCGGCGGCCGCCTCGGCGACCGTCCACCTCGCCGAGATCGGGACGACGCTCGTCTCCGGCGCCGCGCACTGGAAGTTCGGCAACGTCGACTGGAAGGTCGTCGCGAAGATCGGCATCCCGGGAGCGATCGGCGCGTTCGCGGGTGCGACGTTCCTCTCCAGCCTCTCCACCGAGGCCGCCGCACCGCTGATGTCGATGATCCTGCTGGCTCTCGGCATCTACATCCTGGTGCGCTTCACCGCTTCCGGCCTGCCCAAGGGCAACCTCGGCAAGCCGCTCCGCAAGAGGTTCCTCGCGCCGCTCGGGCTGGTCGCGGGCTTCGTCGACTCCACCGGCGGCGGCGGGTGGGGGCCGGTCGGCACACCCGCCATCCTCGCGAGCGGCCGCCTCGAGCCTCGCAAGACGATCGGCTCGATCGACACCAGCGAGTTCCTGGTCGCGGTCGCCGCCAGTCTCGGCTTCCTCGTCGGCATCGGCTCGCAGGGCGTGAACTACACCTGGGCGCTCGCGCTCCTGATCGGCGGGATGATCGCTGCGCCGATCGCGGCCTGGCTCGTCCGGCACATCCCACCGCGGGTTCTCGGATCGCTCGTCGGTGGTCTCATCATCATCACGAACGTCCGCACCCTGCTCAAGAGCGACTGGCTCGGTGCCTCCGGAGACGTGCGGTCCCTCGTGTACGTCGCACTCGCCGCGCTCTGGATCGCCGCGGTCGCCTACTCGGTCGGCCAGTACCGCAAGGAGCGCGACGAGGAGCTTCGCGAGGCCGCCGAGACGCCGGCCGACGAGCCCACCGAGGATGCGGCCGCCGCCGTCTGA
- a CDS encoding DUF1990 family protein: MRRRPLDVSCWADRDLSYAEIGATADASPTARLTPGYHRVDETRVVGVGATLFDAAAGRLMDLAMHRGTGNEVVASAVPVELGTVIVQRLRLGPLRFVAPCRVVDLVDEPSRRGFAYGTLEGHPESGEERFEVAIDANGRVTLRIAAFSRQGRWFTRLAPGLARVVQGWMTDRYFRAMQEL; encoded by the coding sequence ATGCGACGGCGACCGCTCGACGTGAGCTGCTGGGCCGACCGCGACCTCTCGTACGCCGAGATCGGCGCGACGGCCGACGCCAGCCCCACCGCCAGGCTGACGCCGGGCTACCACCGGGTGGACGAGACGCGAGTGGTCGGCGTCGGGGCGACGCTGTTCGACGCGGCCGCCGGCCGGCTGATGGATCTCGCGATGCATCGGGGGACCGGCAACGAGGTCGTCGCGTCCGCCGTCCCGGTCGAGCTCGGGACGGTGATCGTCCAGCGTCTGCGGCTCGGCCCGTTGCGGTTCGTCGCGCCGTGCCGGGTCGTCGACCTGGTCGACGAACCCTCGCGGCGCGGCTTCGCCTACGGCACGCTCGAAGGCCATCCCGAGTCCGGTGAGGAGCGGTTCGAGGTGGCGATCGATGCGAACGGGCGCGTGACCCTGCGGATCGCCGCGTTCTCCAGGCAGGGCCGCTGGTTCACCAGGCTGGCCCCCGGGCTGGCGCGCGTGGTCCAGGGCTGGATGACCGACCGCTACTTCCGAGCGATGCAGGAGCTGTGA
- a CDS encoding TetR/AcrR family transcriptional regulator has product MGDARSTMVAGAASMIGQRGVGATSVRELAKHTGAPLGSTYHYFPGGKEQLVTEAVEWTSGRIETLLTRSTSALDAFDAFVESWRRLLKSTDFHASCPVLAVATEAPELGESGESVASQAFARWHGLIAGRLEGDGVDAEESRALAWTIIAGAEGAVVVARSQRSTEPLDAVAERLRSVVADAVDGAQ; this is encoded by the coding sequence ATGGGTGATGCACGTTCGACCATGGTCGCCGGCGCAGCGTCGATGATCGGCCAGCGCGGCGTCGGCGCGACGAGCGTCCGCGAGCTCGCCAAGCACACCGGAGCGCCGCTCGGGTCCACGTACCACTACTTTCCCGGCGGCAAGGAGCAGCTCGTCACGGAGGCGGTCGAGTGGACCTCCGGCCGGATCGAGACGCTGCTCACCCGAAGCACGAGTGCTCTCGATGCGTTCGACGCGTTCGTCGAGAGCTGGCGACGACTCCTGAAGTCGACGGACTTCCATGCGAGCTGCCCGGTTCTGGCCGTCGCGACCGAGGCGCCGGAGCTGGGGGAGTCGGGCGAGTCGGTGGCCAGTCAGGCGTTCGCGCGCTGGCACGGCCTGATCGCCGGCCGGCTCGAGGGAGACGGCGTCGACGCGGAGGAGTCGAGGGCGCTCGCCTGGACGATCATCGCGGGCGCCGAGGGGGCCGTCGTGGTCGCGCGGAGCCAGCGCTCGACCGAGCCGCTGGACGCGGTGGCCGAGCGGCTTCGGTCGGTGGTGGCAGACGCGGTCGACGGAGCGCAGTGA
- a CDS encoding alpha/beta fold hydrolase, whose amino-acid sequence MTIVLDELEIPTSDGRTLGGCWFEPEGRPRGVVVLAPAMATEATYYRHLAAWLRDRGIAVLLFDYTGYGWSSSGSLSDVDADAMRWMLDARDAASYALERADGLPTTWVGHSLGGQALGLVPHERFSGAVLVSSGTGTWRFNAPRVRWQAPFLWKALAPAAIAVAGYFPGKRIGVLGDLPPQVMRQWGRWCMNRDYLWTEFPELTTAYEEVSTPTVSLSFTDDELLGERSFRDLAERLPNAVVEVVRVDPGDHGLSSIGHHGFFRKERADLWESLLLPHLATRPS is encoded by the coding sequence ATGACGATCGTTCTAGACGAGCTCGAGATCCCGACGTCGGACGGACGCACGCTCGGTGGGTGCTGGTTCGAACCCGAGGGGCGGCCTCGTGGCGTCGTCGTCCTCGCCCCGGCGATGGCGACCGAGGCGACCTACTACCGCCACCTGGCAGCCTGGCTACGCGATCGAGGCATCGCGGTGCTGCTGTTCGACTACACCGGCTACGGCTGGTCGTCGTCCGGTTCGCTCTCCGACGTCGACGCGGACGCCATGCGCTGGATGCTCGATGCGCGCGACGCCGCGTCGTACGCGCTGGAGCGCGCCGACGGACTGCCGACGACCTGGGTGGGCCACAGCCTCGGTGGTCAGGCTCTCGGGCTCGTCCCGCACGAGCGGTTCTCCGGCGCAGTCCTCGTCTCGTCGGGCACCGGCACGTGGCGCTTCAACGCACCCCGAGTCCGCTGGCAGGCGCCGTTCCTGTGGAAGGCGCTCGCCCCTGCAGCCATCGCCGTGGCCGGTTACTTCCCTGGCAAGCGGATCGGCGTCCTCGGCGACCTTCCTCCCCAGGTGATGCGGCAGTGGGGCCGCTGGTGCATGAACCGCGACTACCTCTGGACGGAGTTCCCCGAGCTGACGACGGCGTACGAGGAGGTCTCCACACCGACCGTGTCGTTGTCGTTCACCGACGACGAGCTGCTCGGTGAGCGCAGCTTCCGCGACCTCGCCGAGCGCCTCCCAAACGCTGTCGTCGAGGTCGTCCGCGTCGATCCGGGCGACCACGGCCTGTCCTCGATCGGTCATCACGGGTTCTTCCGCAAGGAGCGCGCCGACCTGTGGGAGTCGCTGCTGCTCCCCCACCTGGCGACACGTCCGTCCTGA
- a CDS encoding CG0192-related protein encodes MALIHRAELVPGKLDILSTWLPSQAWFPGGADGELERVGAYRFDDPAGEVGIETLLVRYPGGPVLQVPLTYRAAPLEGADDALVGTMHHSVLGERWAYDGTADPVYVQAVVAAIVRGGHQADEVVEADDGRLVTRELTTFAHGSGADVDVARTTIDVRRVLTDGIDAESERPALRGRWPGQDDDVVLVTA; translated from the coding sequence ATGGCGCTCATCCACCGAGCAGAGCTCGTACCGGGCAAGCTTGACATCCTCAGCACCTGGCTGCCTTCGCAGGCCTGGTTCCCTGGCGGTGCTGACGGCGAGCTGGAGCGGGTAGGTGCCTACCGCTTCGACGACCCGGCCGGCGAGGTGGGCATCGAGACCCTCCTTGTCCGCTACCCCGGCGGCCCGGTCCTGCAGGTGCCGTTGACCTACCGTGCGGCACCGCTCGAAGGTGCCGACGATGCGCTGGTCGGCACGATGCACCACTCCGTGCTGGGCGAGAGGTGGGCGTACGACGGCACGGCGGACCCGGTGTACGTGCAGGCCGTCGTCGCTGCGATCGTCAGGGGCGGCCACCAGGCGGACGAGGTCGTCGAAGCCGACGACGGACGGCTGGTCACGCGCGAGCTGACGACGTTCGCGCACGGGTCCGGCGCTGACGTCGACGTCGCACGGACCACGATCGACGTCCGCCGCGTGCTGACGGACGGCATCGATGCCGAGTCCGAGCGGCCGGCCCTGCGCGGGCGGTGGCCCGGTCAGGACGACGACGTCGTCCTCGTCACCGCCTGA
- a CDS encoding VOC family protein, which produces MTTRLNPYLSFKNEARQAMEFYASVLGGDLRVSTFGEYDATSDPDRSDGVMHAQLETANGLVLMGADTPPEMGEPSSNGTVSLSGEDESELRGYWDGLADGAQISVPLEKAPWGDSFGMLVDKFGVAWMVNISGQG; this is translated from the coding sequence ATGACAACCCGACTCAATCCGTACCTGTCATTCAAGAACGAGGCGCGGCAGGCGATGGAGTTCTACGCGTCCGTGCTCGGCGGTGACCTGAGGGTCAGCACGTTCGGCGAGTACGACGCGACGTCCGATCCCGATCGCAGCGACGGTGTCATGCACGCTCAGCTCGAGACGGCGAACGGGCTCGTCCTGATGGGTGCGGACACGCCGCCCGAGATGGGGGAGCCGTCCTCCAACGGGACCGTGTCGCTCAGCGGCGAGGACGAGTCGGAGCTGCGCGGCTACTGGGACGGGCTCGCTGACGGCGCGCAGATCAGTGTTCCCCTGGAGAAGGCCCCGTGGGGTGACTCCTTCGGCATGCTCGTCGACAAGTTCGGCGTCGCGTGGATGGTGAACATCTCCGGGCAGGGCTGA
- a CDS encoding helix-turn-helix domain-containing protein produces MTTTQTDDTSVGDLLREWRTRRRYSQLALSSETGISTRHISFVETGRARPSSEMIQRFSDALSIPLREQNRLLLRGGFAPAYPERPLEHDELASARRAVREVLVAHEPNPALAVDRLWNVVDSNAGVALLTSLVAPELLEGTINALRLTLHPDGLAPHLDNLVEWRAAVLSALLRGAEARGDDEMFALHDELAAYPVARAKIGHEDPRPRVYVPMVLRVDDAVLSFLSVISTFGTPLDVTVSELAIETFVPADAATGEWLRRHVGRE; encoded by the coding sequence GTGACGACGACACAGACCGATGACACCTCGGTGGGCGACCTGCTGCGGGAGTGGCGGACGAGACGGCGCTACAGCCAGCTCGCGCTGTCCAGCGAGACGGGGATCTCGACCCGGCACATCAGCTTCGTGGAGACCGGCCGGGCTCGGCCGAGCAGCGAGATGATCCAGCGGTTCTCTGATGCGCTGTCGATCCCGCTGCGCGAGCAGAACCGGCTCCTGCTCCGTGGCGGCTTCGCGCCGGCGTACCCGGAGCGTCCGCTGGAGCACGACGAGCTCGCGTCCGCACGCCGGGCGGTGCGCGAAGTCCTCGTCGCTCACGAGCCCAACCCGGCGCTCGCAGTGGATCGTCTGTGGAACGTGGTCGACTCGAACGCGGGCGTCGCGCTCCTGACCTCCCTGGTCGCTCCCGAGCTGCTCGAGGGCACCATCAACGCGCTGCGCCTCACGCTGCATCCTGACGGTCTCGCGCCGCACCTCGACAATCTCGTCGAGTGGCGCGCCGCTGTGCTGTCCGCTCTCCTGCGCGGGGCGGAGGCTCGCGGCGACGACGAGATGTTCGCGCTGCACGACGAGCTCGCCGCCTACCCTGTCGCCCGGGCGAAGATCGGGCACGAGGACCCACGCCCGCGCGTCTACGTGCCGATGGTGCTTCGCGTCGACGATGCCGTGCTGTCGTTCTTGTCGGTGATCTCGACGTTCGGCACACCGCTCGACGTGACCGTGTCCGAGCTGGCGATCGAGACGTTCGTCCCTGCCGACGCGGCCACGGGGGAGTGGCTGCGTCGGCACGTCGGACGCGAGTGA
- a CDS encoding nuclear transport factor 2 family protein: MTELTTTAYETLLADYLAFWNEPDAAVRATIADRTFTPDVSYVDPQAEVSGRAALSDLVGAVHQQLPGMRFTPAELVDGHHDVLRFGWNLGPEGAEDLIVGADVAVLAAEGRMSHVVGFLDRVPQT, translated from the coding sequence ATGACCGAGCTGACCACGACGGCGTACGAGACCCTGCTCGCGGACTACCTGGCGTTCTGGAACGAGCCGGACGCCGCGGTGCGCGCGACCATCGCCGACCGCACGTTCACACCGGACGTCTCGTACGTGGACCCGCAGGCGGAGGTGTCGGGACGCGCGGCCCTGTCGGACCTCGTCGGCGCCGTCCACCAGCAGCTTCCGGGCATGCGGTTCACGCCCGCGGAGCTGGTGGACGGGCACCACGACGTGCTGCGCTTCGGCTGGAACCTGGGCCCGGAGGGCGCCGAGGACCTGATCGTCGGCGCCGACGTCGCCGTCCTCGCCGCCGAGGGCCGGATGAGCCACGTCGTCGGCTTCCTGGACCGCGTGCCGCAGACCTGA
- a CDS encoding DUF1918 domain-containing protein yields MHATVGERIRFHGRTVGSADHSGEIVTVKGEDGQPPYVVRFDDGHEALVYPGADCEIEHDSAGDV; encoded by the coding sequence ATGCACGCGACAGTCGGAGAACGCATCCGCTTCCACGGCCGTACGGTCGGTTCGGCGGACCACAGCGGTGAGATCGTGACGGTGAAGGGTGAGGACGGCCAACCGCCGTACGTCGTCCGGTTCGACGACGGGCACGAGGCCCTCGTCTATCCGGGGGCGGACTGCGAGATCGAGCACGACTCCGCTGGTGACGTCTGA
- a CDS encoding YnfA family protein: MSVMRSIVLFAVAALFEIGGAWLVWQGVREHRGWAWIGAGVLALGAYGFVATMQPDAHFGRILAAYGGVFVAGSLLWGMAMDGFRPDRWDVTGALICLVGVALIMYAPREA; the protein is encoded by the coding sequence ATGTCCGTGATGCGCTCGATCGTCCTGTTCGCGGTGGCCGCGCTGTTCGAGATCGGTGGCGCCTGGCTCGTCTGGCAGGGCGTTCGCGAGCATCGTGGCTGGGCCTGGATCGGCGCTGGAGTGCTCGCCCTCGGCGCGTACGGGTTCGTGGCGACGATGCAGCCGGACGCCCACTTCGGACGGATCCTCGCTGCGTACGGCGGTGTCTTCGTCGCAGGCTCCTTGCTGTGGGGCATGGCGATGGACGGGTTCAGACCCGACCGGTGGGACGTTACCGGCGCTCTGATCTGTCTGGTCGGTGTTGCCCTGATCATGTACGCCCCGCGGGAGGCCTGA
- a CDS encoding phosphoribosyltransferase gives MAEREILTWELYGTASRELAQAVADSGYEPTIVLGIARGGLIPAGSLAYALDCKNLFTMSVEFYTGVDTRLDVPVMLPPFLDRADLTGADVLIVDDVADTGKTLELVHDFCADHVRTARTAVIYEKPHSTMKPDFAWRTTDAWINFPWSTMPPVVRRTGVLDA, from the coding sequence ATGGCGGAGCGGGAGATCCTCACCTGGGAGCTGTACGGGACGGCGAGCCGCGAGCTCGCCCAGGCGGTGGCCGACAGTGGTTACGAGCCGACCATCGTGCTCGGGATCGCGCGCGGCGGGCTGATCCCCGCGGGTTCCCTGGCGTACGCGCTGGACTGCAAGAACCTCTTCACGATGAGCGTCGAGTTCTACACCGGCGTCGACACCCGGCTCGACGTGCCGGTGATGCTGCCACCGTTCCTCGACCGAGCCGACCTGACCGGGGCCGACGTCCTGATCGTGGACGACGTCGCGGACACCGGCAAGACGCTCGAGCTGGTCCACGACTTCTGCGCCGACCACGTCCGTACGGCGCGTACGGCGGTCATCTACGAGAAGCCGCACTCGACCATGAAGCCCGACTTCGCGTGGCGGACGACGGATGCGTGGATCAACTTCCCGTGGTCGACGATGCCCCCGGTCGTCCGGCGCACGGGGGTGCTGGACGCCTGA
- a CDS encoding MBL fold metallo-hydrolase, with amino-acid sequence MQITRFGHAALLVEHGDQRVLIDPGGFSRDETFSLTGLDAIVVTHQHADHVDRDRVGGLLDGNPAARLLADPQTAAALEVGDWTKTAADVAVELGSISLTGVGSRHAVIHPDMPRIDNVGVLVDAGGLRLFHPGDSYETVPDGVDVLAVPLSAPWAKVSETVDFVRAVAPRVVLPIHDRTISDLGYPIYWGRVSELGGADEALLLGQDGSVTL; translated from the coding sequence ATGCAGATCACGCGATTCGGTCACGCCGCCCTTCTCGTCGAGCACGGCGACCAGAGGGTCCTCATCGACCCGGGCGGCTTCAGCCGTGACGAGACGTTCTCCCTCACGGGTCTCGACGCCATCGTCGTGACCCACCAGCACGCGGACCACGTCGACCGCGACCGCGTCGGCGGGCTCCTCGACGGCAACCCCGCTGCCAGGCTCCTCGCCGACCCGCAGACCGCCGCCGCCCTCGAGGTCGGGGACTGGACCAAGACCGCCGCCGACGTCGCCGTCGAGCTGGGCTCGATCTCCCTCACGGGTGTCGGGTCCCGCCACGCTGTCATCCACCCGGACATGCCGCGCATCGACAACGTCGGTGTGCTCGTCGACGCCGGTGGCCTGAGGCTGTTCCACCCCGGCGACTCGTACGAGACGGTGCCGGACGGTGTCGACGTCCTGGCGGTGCCGCTGAGCGCTCCGTGGGCGAAGGTGAGCGAGACCGTCGACTTCGTCCGGGCCGTGGCGCCGCGGGTCGTCCTGCCGATCCACGACCGCACGATCTCCGACCTGGGCTACCCGATCTACTGGGGACGGGTGAGCGAGCTCGGCGGCGCGGACGAGGCACTGCTGCTCGGCCAGGACGGCTCCGTCACGCTCTGA
- the add gene encoding adenosine deaminase produces MSNPTVVSPMNRDRPVDVFVHDLPKAELHVHLLGAASPETVLGLARRHPEIGVPTELDGLREFFRFSDFAHFIEVYIQTNQLVTTPEDVADLVAGVGADLAATNVRYAELTVTPDSQLLMGIAPDELAEALLTGRARAREVGIELAWVFDIPGELGLPSGERTIDWVERYAPDGSVGFGLGGPEVGVERPQFADVFARARALGLASVPHAGETTGPQTVRDAIDVLGAVRIGHGIRAADDPDLVAELADRRIPLEISPTSNLCTGAVASIDEHPFNALREAGVVVTLNSDDPGMFDTTLEHEYQLAHDAFGLTYVDLADLARTAVDVSFAPDGLKLDIRAEIDAVVAEGLLES; encoded by the coding sequence ATGAGCAACCCCACCGTCGTGTCGCCGATGAACCGCGACCGCCCCGTGGACGTCTTCGTGCACGACCTTCCGAAGGCCGAGCTCCACGTCCACCTCCTGGGCGCGGCCTCGCCGGAGACCGTTCTCGGGCTCGCACGTCGGCACCCCGAGATCGGCGTGCCGACGGAGCTCGACGGACTCCGGGAGTTCTTCCGGTTCAGCGACTTCGCGCACTTCATCGAGGTCTACATCCAGACCAACCAGCTCGTCACGACGCCCGAGGACGTCGCCGATCTCGTCGCCGGGGTCGGGGCCGACCTCGCGGCCACCAACGTGCGCTACGCCGAGCTGACGGTGACGCCTGACAGCCAGCTGCTCATGGGGATCGCTCCCGACGAGCTGGCCGAGGCGCTCCTGACGGGCCGCGCCCGAGCCCGTGAGGTGGGGATCGAGCTGGCGTGGGTGTTCGACATCCCCGGCGAGCTCGGGCTGCCGTCGGGGGAGCGGACGATCGACTGGGTCGAGCGGTACGCCCCTGACGGATCCGTGGGTTTCGGGCTCGGCGGGCCCGAGGTCGGCGTGGAACGTCCGCAGTTCGCCGACGTCTTCGCGCGGGCACGAGCGCTCGGGCTCGCGAGCGTGCCGCACGCCGGGGAGACGACCGGTCCGCAGACGGTCCGCGACGCGATCGACGTCCTCGGTGCCGTCCGGATCGGCCACGGGATCCGTGCGGCCGACGACCCCGACCTCGTCGCCGAGCTGGCCGACCGCCGCATCCCGCTCGAGATCTCGCCGACCTCGAACCTGTGCACGGGGGCGGTCGCGTCCATCGACGAGCACCCGTTCAACGCGCTTCGGGAGGCAGGCGTGGTCGTGACGCTCAACAGCGACGATCCGGGGATGTTCGACACGACCCTCGAGCACGAGTACCAGCTCGCGCACGACGCCTTCGGCCTCACCTACGTCGATCTCGCCGACCTCGCCCGTACGGCGGTCGACGTCTCCTTCGCCCCCGACGGGCTCAAGCTCGACATCCGGGCAGAGATCGACGCCGTCGTCGCCGAGGGCCTGCTCGAGTCCTGA
- a CDS encoding helix-turn-helix domain-containing protein: protein MTDDYLTRIGNLIRDARKHRGLTQAELAQLLKTSQSAVNRIEQGQQNLSLEMLARVGAALDSEFVALGTSGPSHLRVVGETKLSGAIDVKSSKNAGVALLCAALLNEGRTTLRKVARIEEVNRLLEVLESIGFKTTWIGDEGDLELVPPATLDLSGIDEEAARRTRSIIMFLGPLMHREQSFDLPYAGGCDLGTRTVEPHMTALRPFGLEVKATEGSYHAIVDPSVAPTRPIVLTERGDTVTENALLAAARHEGTTVIRNASPNYMVQDLCFFLEKLGVQIEGIGTTTLRVTGRSRIDVDVEYAPSEDPIEAMSLITAAIVTESNITVRRVPIEFMEIELALLEEMGFTYDRSDEYLAENGETRLVDITTYPSVLHAPIDKIHPMPFPGLNIDNLPFFAVIAANASGTTLLHDWVYENRAIYLTELNKLGANVKLLDPHRVLIEGPTRWRATELVCPPALRPAVVILIAMLAAKGTSVLRSVYVINRGYEDLATRLNALGADIETFRDI from the coding sequence ATGACTGACGACTACCTGACTCGGATCGGGAACCTCATCCGCGATGCCCGCAAGCACCGTGGCCTGACCCAAGCAGAGCTTGCTCAGCTCCTGAAGACCAGCCAGAGCGCCGTGAACCGCATCGAGCAGGGGCAGCAGAACCTCTCCCTCGAGATGCTCGCTCGCGTGGGTGCGGCGCTGGATTCGGAGTTCGTCGCGCTCGGCACCTCCGGCCCGAGCCACCTCCGGGTCGTCGGAGAGACGAAGCTGTCGGGCGCGATCGACGTGAAGTCCTCGAAGAACGCCGGTGTCGCGCTGCTGTGCGCCGCTCTGCTCAACGAGGGGCGCACCACCCTGCGCAAGGTCGCCCGCATCGAGGAGGTCAACCGGCTCCTCGAGGTGCTGGAGTCGATCGGCTTCAAAACCACCTGGATCGGCGACGAGGGCGACCTCGAGCTCGTGCCCCCGGCGACGCTCGACCTCAGCGGCATCGACGAGGAGGCCGCCCGCCGGACCCGCAGCATCATCATGTTCCTCGGCCCGCTGATGCACCGCGAGCAGTCGTTCGACCTGCCGTACGCCGGCGGCTGCGACCTCGGCACGCGCACCGTCGAGCCGCACATGACCGCGCTGCGCCCGTTCGGCCTCGAGGTGAAGGCCACCGAGGGCAGCTACCACGCGATCGTCGACCCCTCCGTCGCGCCGACCCGCCCGATCGTCCTGACCGAGCGCGGCGACACGGTCACCGAGAACGCGCTCCTCGCCGCCGCGCGGCACGAGGGCACGACGGTCATCCGCAACGCCAGCCCCAACTACATGGTCCAGGACCTGTGCTTCTTCCTGGAGAAGCTCGGCGTCCAGATCGAGGGCATCGGCACGACAACGCTGCGGGTGACCGGGCGTTCGCGCATCGACGTCGACGTCGAGTACGCCCCCAGCGAGGACCCGATCGAGGCGATGAGCCTGATCACCGCGGCGATCGTCACGGAGTCCAACATCACCGTGCGCCGGGTGCCGATCGAGTTCATGGAGATCGAGCTGGCACTGCTCGAGGAGATGGGCTTCACGTACGACCGAAGCGACGAGTACCTCGCCGAGAACGGCGAGACCCGGCTGGTCGACATCACGACCTACCCGTCGGTCCTGCACGCTCCGATCGACAAGATCCACCCGATGCCGTTCCCCGGTCTCAACATCGACAACCTGCCGTTCTTCGCCGTCATCGCCGCCAACGCGTCGGGGACCACGCTCCTGCACGACTGGGTGTACGAGAACCGCGCGATCTACCTCACCGAGCTCAACAAGCTCGGCGCGAACGTGAAGCTGCTCGACCCGCACCGTGTCCTGATCGAGGGCCCGACGCGCTGGCGTGCGACCGAGCTGGTGTGCCCGCCGGCGCTGCGACCGGCCGTCGTCATCCTCATCGCGATGCTTGCCGCGAAGGGCACGTCGGTGCTCCGGAGCGTGTACGTCATCAACCGCGGCTACGAGGATCTGGCGACCCGGTTGAATGCGCTGGGGGCCGACATCGAGACGTTCCGCGACATCTGA
- a CDS encoding helix-turn-helix domain-containing protein, translating to MDTLDAVGPRLRSLRKQNQTTLADLSSTTGISVSTLSRLESGSRRPTLELLLPLARAYGVTLDDLVGAPPTGDPRIHMRPVTRNGMTMVPLTRRAGGIQAYKLVIAPESRTTPDLKTHDGYEWVYVLNGRLRVLLGDQDFVLSPGEAAEFDTRVPHWFGAIGDEPVEFLSLFGRQGERAHLRARTKATDG from the coding sequence ATGGACACCCTCGATGCGGTCGGACCGCGGCTCCGCAGCCTCCGCAAGCAGAACCAGACGACCCTCGCCGACCTGTCGAGCACGACGGGCATCTCCGTCAGCACCCTGTCGCGGCTCGAGTCGGGGAGCCGCAGACCCACCCTCGAGCTCCTGCTGCCGCTCGCCCGTGCGTACGGCGTCACGCTCGACGACCTCGTCGGCGCACCGCCGACCGGAGATCCGCGGATCCACATGCGGCCCGTCACCCGCAACGGCATGACGATGGTGCCGCTGACCCGACGCGCCGGAGGCATCCAGGCCTACAAGCTCGTCATCGCGCCCGAGAGCCGGACGACCCCGGACCTCAAGACGCACGACGGGTACGAGTGGGTGTACGTCCTCAACGGCCGGCTCCGCGTCCTTCTCGGCGACCAGGACTTCGTCCTCAGTCCCGGTGAGGCGGCCGAGTTCGACACGCGGGTGCCGCACTGGTTCGGCGCCATCGGCGACGAACCCGTCGAGTTCCTCAGCCTCTTCGGCCGCCAGGGGGAGCGGGCACACCTCCGCGCCCGCACGAAGGCGACCGACGGATGA